CCGACCCCAGACGCCCACCAGTCCTCGGCAACACACAACACCCCAAAACCCCCACACCTCACCCACCCGGGAACACTCCCTCACAAACGAAAGCCGGTTTTCTCGTAGCCAATCCGGTGGCTACAGCGTGTTTGTGAGCGCGGGCGTCGCCAGCCTGAACACCCTAAGAATGGGTGCCCGAGTGTGGGGTGGGGGCTTTAAGGTGCGCCGAGCGGGGGTGGGGCGGGTGGGGTCGATTCGCCAGGGATGGCGAATCGAGCGCCGACGGGCCAGGATGGCCCGCCGGCGCGACCCCTCACGCCCCGCCCACGCGAGGGCAGCCAAAGGCCGCCCCGCCAGCCCCCTGCCACCAACACCCCACCCCACACCCGCGACATGCCTTCAGTCCGTGTAGTCGAACACCGTGACCACCTTGTCGACGCCGCCGATGTTGCGGACGATCTCGGTGACGGCCTTTGCCTCGTCACGGCTGATGTCGCCCATCAGGTAGACCGTGCCGGCGGAGGTAATGACCTTGACCCGGTCCATGTCGAAGCCAGGCAGGCTGTCGTCGGTCATCAGGCGGGTGCTGACCTTGGCGGTCAGCCAGCTGTTGTTGGTGCGGGTGCCGATGTCAGCGCGCTCGGCAACGACAATCTCGTTGACCACGCGTTCGACGTTGAACACGCCGGCGGCCAGCGTTTCCGCTTTCGTGCGTTTGGCAGCCGTGTCAGTTTCGCCCATCAGCAGCACGGTGCGGTTGTGCGACTCGACCTTGATATGGCTCTCCTGGCCGATATCCGGGGCGGCGTAGATGGCGTCGATGACCCGCATCTCGATGGTGTGGTCATCGACCACGGTGCCCATGCTGCGGTTGTGGGTGCACCCACCCAGCGCGATGACCAGGCCAATGGCGACCAGCGCGGCACGCAGGGTGGTGGAGTGTGGTTTCATTCGGATGGCTTGCAAGGGGATTCTCCCGAAACAGTTCAGTAGGCGTCGAAAGCGGCGCGGACCCAGTCAAAGCGCGGTGCGCGTGGCTCGCCGGTGATGGCGACCACGTCGAACCGGCAAGGCCCCGTCGCCAGTCGCGGTCGACGGCTGAGGAATATGCCCGCCGCGCGGACGATCTTCAAGCGCTTGGCGCGGGTGACGGACCCCAGTCCGCCGCCATGGCCATCACCGTGGCGGTAGCGGACCTCGACAAACACCGTGGCCTCGCCATCGCGCATCACCAGGTCGAGTTCGCCCAGCCGGCAGTGGAAGTTGCGCTCCAGGGTCTGCAGACCGCGATCGCGCAGGTATTGTTCCGCCCGCTGCTCCCACTCGGCGCCGCGGGGGTGGGGTTTCACCGCGCCTGGGTCAGCGCGGGCGTGGCCGCGGCCGGCCAGGCGGTCGGGCGACCGCGCTGGAAGTGTGCCCACACCGGCTCGCGGCCGATACGGCCATCCGGCCGCACCGTCAGCTGGCCGACGGTGCCCGGGTAACGAAACGCCGGGTCGCGCGCCATCAGGCCCAGCCAGGGCAGGACGTTCCAGGCATCGCGGCCCAGCGCGTACAGCGAGCCGTAGGTGCCGCCGCGCAGGCTTTGCAGGCTGGCCAGCTCACCGTCCTGCCATTGACCCAGCGACCACGCGGTGGTCGGGAAGGCAATACCGTCCAGGTCCTGGTCCTGGCCGGGGTCGATGCGACCGCTGAACACGCGGCTCATGGCGAACACCGGCACGCTGCCGGCATCAAAAAACTTGAGCTGCGGCTTCAGCTGCCGGCCCATGCGCGGCTCCACCGCCATGAAGAAGGCGTCGAAGTCATCACGACGGGTGGGCTCAAACTCCAGCGGCAGGTTCAGCTCGCCCTGCAGCTTCTGGCGCCGTTGTCGGCTGGCCTCGATGCGCAGCATGCGGGTCAGCTGGGCCGAGTGGTCGGCCTCGGTGCTGCTGAAGCGCTCGGTCTCGACCACCTGTCCGCCACCGGCCAGGAAGGCCTGGGTGAAGGCGGCCTCGGCGCGGTCCGACCAGCTGCCGTCCGACAGCATGACGATGACGCGGCGATACCCCAGGTCGAGCATGCGCCCGGCCACGGCGCGGGCCTCCTCGGACTGCGACAGGGTCAGGCCATAGAGGTTGTCACGGGCCACCGGCACTTCGACGCCGTCCTCGGCTTCCGGCCAGTTCAGCGCCAGGGTCGGCACGCTGCCCTGCGGCATCAGCAGGCTGACGGATTCGCGCCGCAGCGGCCCGATCACCCACTGGTACCCGCCGCTGACGGCGGCCTGGTAAGCGCCGGTTACGGATGCGGCAGTCTCGTCCACGGCCATGAAGGTCACCTCGGAGCGCCCGGGGCGTTCCATCCATGCCGACATGATGCCGTCACGAATGGCCGCGCCGGCGGCGCCCAGGCCGCCTTCTTCCGGCAGCAGCACGGCCACCCGCGAGGGCGGTGCGTAGGACTGCCCGAGCTGCCAGCAAAGATCCATGTAACCGGCCGCGTCCACGGGATGGCCGGGCTGACGTGCCTGCCAGGCCGCGGCCGCACCGGTGAGTTCCTGGCCGCTGACCAGGGTCTCGCGGATCGAAAGCGTCAATGCCGCCCAGGGTGCCAGGGCCGAACCCAGCCGGACCTCGTTCTGCAGCCGGTGCGTGGGCACCTGGTCCAGCGCGCGCAGCAGGGCCAGCTGGTCGGACGTGCGGTCCAGGCGCAGGCTGCCGATCTCCTGGCGGGCGTCGGCCAGCGCGCGGCTGGCCGGGTCGGTTTTCAGCGTGGCCAGCCGGGCGAGATCAGCCTCGTAGCGTGCGCGCAGCGAGGACGGCAACCCATCGGCGGCGGCGTCGAGGAAAAACTCGGCGGTCTGCACGTCACTGTCCAGCAGCGCCAGCTCGGCCCGGGTAAGCGCCGCGCGGGTGGCGTCGAAGCCGCTGTCCGGCAATGGCGAGGCGCGGTCGATGGCCGATCGCGCGTTGGCGCTGTCGCCATCCTTCAGCCAGGCCTCGGCGGCGTTCAGCCAGAACTCCGGCGCCTGGCCGGGGTGGGCAAGGGCAGCTTCTTCCCAGAGTCCTGCAGCCGTTCGCCAGTCACCCGCAGACTGTGCGGACCGGGCGGCCGACACGTCCGCCGCCGCCGGTGCCGTGGGCCGCTCGGGTGCGGCGCAGGCCGCCAGCAGCGCGGCCAGTACCAGGCCGGCCAGCGCCGGCGCGCGGCGTGCCGCGAAGGGTCGATGCGGGAGTTCAGTGTTCATCGGGCAGAATGATAACCTATGGCCCCCACCGGAAAAGTGTCCGTTCGGAGGCAATGTTCCGGCCCCCAGCATAGCACCGGGAGCAACCCTGTCATGGGACAAAACGGCCTTTATATCGTGGCAACACCGATCGGAAACCTGGAGGATATTTC
This DNA window, taken from Marinihelvus fidelis, encodes the following:
- a CDS encoding BON domain-containing protein; this encodes MQAIRMKPHSTTLRAALVAIGLVIALGGCTHNRSMGTVVDDHTIEMRVIDAIYAAPDIGQESHIKVESHNRTVLLMGETDTAAKRTKAETLAAGVFNVERVVNEIVVAERADIGTRTNNSWLTAKVSTRLMTDDSLPGFDMDRVKVITSAGTVYLMGDISRDEAKAVTEIVRNIGGVDKVVTVFDYTD
- a CDS encoding YraN family protein, giving the protein MKPHPRGAEWEQRAEQYLRDRGLQTLERNFHCRLGELDLVMRDGEATVFVEVRYRHGDGHGGGLGSVTRAKRLKIVRAAGIFLSRRPRLATGPCRFDVVAITGEPRAPRFDWVRAAFDAY
- a CDS encoding penicillin-binding protein activator, which gives rise to MNTELPHRPFAARRAPALAGLVLAALLAACAAPERPTAPAAADVSAARSAQSAGDWRTAAGLWEEAALAHPGQAPEFWLNAAEAWLKDGDSANARSAIDRASPLPDSGFDATRAALTRAELALLDSDVQTAEFFLDAAADGLPSSLRARYEADLARLATLKTDPASRALADARQEIGSLRLDRTSDQLALLRALDQVPTHRLQNEVRLGSALAPWAALTLSIRETLVSGQELTGAAAAWQARQPGHPVDAAGYMDLCWQLGQSYAPPSRVAVLLPEEGGLGAAGAAIRDGIMSAWMERPGRSEVTFMAVDETAASVTGAYQAAVSGGYQWVIGPLRRESVSLLMPQGSVPTLALNWPEAEDGVEVPVARDNLYGLTLSQSEEARAVAGRMLDLGYRRVIVMLSDGSWSDRAEAAFTQAFLAGGGQVVETERFSSTEADHSAQLTRMLRIEASRQRRQKLQGELNLPLEFEPTRRDDFDAFFMAVEPRMGRQLKPQLKFFDAGSVPVFAMSRVFSGRIDPGQDQDLDGIAFPTTAWSLGQWQDGELASLQSLRGGTYGSLYALGRDAWNVLPWLGLMARDPAFRYPGTVGQLTVRPDGRIGREPVWAHFQRGRPTAWPAAATPALTQAR